Part of the Roseomonas sp. OT10 genome, CGGTTTGCCACAATCCCCCAGCGCCGCAGGGGTATGGCTTGCTGTCTATGCTTCGCGCACATATAGATGGGGCAATGGATGGACCGTAAGCGTGGCCACGAGGCCCGTCTTCCGGCGCGGTTGGTGGATGTGCTGGGTCGGCTTGGAGCAGGGAGCTTCGGGCCGACATTATGGTCGACATTAGTGGTGACGCGAAGGACGGCGGATATCGGCGTGTCGAGGTTCTGACCGGACCTGGCCGTCGGCGGAAGTGGTCGGACGACGACAAGGCACGGATCGTAGCGGAGACGCTGCGGCCCGGCACGGTGGTGGCCGAGGTGGCACGACGCTGGCAGGTCAGTTCGCAGCAGGTGTTCACGTGGCGGCGGGAGATGCGGCGTGCTGCGGTGGCGCCGCTGAGCTTTGTGCCGATCGTGCCGGCGCCGTCGATGCCTGTGCCCGAGCCGACAACAGTCTCGTCGGCAGGTTCCTCGCCACCGATCGAGGTGGAACTGGCGGGAGCGGTGCTGCACGTGGTGCCTGGCACAGATGTGGACCTGCTGACGATGGTGCTGCGGGCGATCCGGACATCGGCGGCATGATCGCGCCCCCGGCTGGCGCGCGGATCCTGCTGGCGACGAAGCCGGTCGACTTCCGCAAGGGCGCGCACAGCCTGGCGGCGCTGGCCGCCGAGGTGCTGGGCGCAGATCCGTTCTCCGGGGCGGTGCTGGTGTTCCGTTCGCGCCGTGCCGACCGGATCAAGATCCTCCTCTGGGACGGCGGCGGCCTGGTCCTGGTCTGGAAGCAATTGGAGGGAGGCGCGTTCCGCTGGCCGCCGGTGGTGGACGGCGTGCTGCGTCTGACGCCGGTGGAGTTCGCCGCGCTGTTCGACGGGATCGATTGGCGGCGCGTGCAAACGCTGCGGGAGATTCCCACGCCGAGCGCGCCGGCATAGAATCCGCGGCACGATGCGCGCCGCGGGAGACGACAGGCCGACACTGCCGGAGGACCCCGCAGCCCTGCGCGCGCTTCTGCTCGAGACGCTGGTCGAGGTCGACACGCTGGTCGCCGAGCGTGATGCGCTGACGGCGCAGAACGAGCGCCTCCAGCACCTGCTGCTGAAGCTGAAGCGCCGGCAGTTCGGGCAGAAATCCGAGAGGCTCCCCGAGGAGCAACTGCTGTTCGCCTTCGAGGAGATCGAGGCGACGCTGGCCGGGAACGCGGCCGAGGCCGGCAAGGCCTCTCCGGCGCTGCGCGACCAGCACAAGAAGCGCCGCCGGGCAGGCCGGGGCCGACTGCCGGCGCACCTGCCGCGCATCGAGCAGGTGCTGGCGCCCGAGGCGACGGTGTGCCCCTGCTGCCAGGGCCCGCTGGTCGAGATCGGCACCGATGCCGCCGAGCGGCTCGACGTGATCCCGGCGCGGTTCCGCGTCCTCGTCACGAAGCGGCCGAAGCTGGCCTGCCGGGCCTGCGCCGGCGTGGTGCTGCAGGCGCCCGCGCCGGCCCGCCTGATCGAGGGCGGGGTGCCGACCGAGGCAACGGTCGCCCACGTGCTGGTCTCTCGCTACGCCGACCATCTGCCCCTTTACCGCCAGGCGCAGATCCTGGCGCGGCAGGGGATCGAGATCGGCCGCGAGGTGCTGGCCGACTGGACCGGCACGGGGGCGCTGGAGATCATCCCGGTGGTCCGGCGCATGCGGGAGATCCTGCTGGCCTCCTCGCGGCTGTTCGCCGACGAGACCACGATGCCGGTCCTCGACCCTGGACGTGGCAAGACCAAGAAGGGCTATGCCTGGGCGATCGCGCGCGACGACCGGCCCTGGGGCGGGACGGACCCGCCGGCGGTGGTGTTCCACTACGCGCCGGGCCGCGGCGCCGAGCACGCGAAGGCACTGCTGGGCGGCTATCGCGGCATCCTCCAGTGCGACGGCTACGGCGCTTACAAGACGCTCGCCGCGGCGAGCGAGGGCATCACGCTGGCATTCTGCTGGTCGCACCTGCGCCGGCAGTTCATCGAGCTAGCCAAGGGCAAGACCGCGCCGATCGCCACCGAGACGCTGCAGAGGATTGCCGCCCTCTACGCGGTCGAGGCGGAACTGCGCGGCAAGCCGCCCGACATCCGCCGCGCCGTCCGCCAGGAACGAAGCCGCCCCCTTGTCGAGGACCTGTTCGCCTGGTTCTCGGCGCACCTCGCGCGGCTGCCGGGCAGCAGTCCGACGGCAGAGGCCATCCGCTACGCGCTGAACCATCGCGACGGCCTGATGCGGGTCCTCAAGGACGGTCGGATCGAGCTGGACACGAACACGGTGGAGCGCGCCATCCGACCGATCTGCCTCAGCCGCAAGAATGCGCTCTTTGCCTCCGGCGACGATGGCGGGGCCAGATGGGCGGCCGTGGCCTCGTTGGTGGAGACCTGCAAGCTCAACAGCGTCGACCCGCAGCGCTACCTCACCACAGTGCTGACGCGCCTGGTCAACGGCTGGCCCAACAGCCGCATCGACGAGCTCATGCCATGGCACTGCGCGGCCGACGAAAACAGCTGACGATCAAGCAAAGGCCGCAAGGGTCCGTAGACCTCGCTTACGATGGACCTCGAGATCGAAATATCTTTGGGGCGTTCGCACTCATGATCAGCGACGACATCGTTCGCGCTAGTTCATCGCGGGCGCCAGAAGCTGGACCCGCCGCCTCGGCGCTTGCGTTGATTGCCCATAAGCCAGGGCTATCGATCCGCATGCTGTCAGTTGGGGTGGGACTTTCCCATGCCGCGACCGTCCGCTTGGTGGACCGTTTGTCGACGGAGGGATTGGTCGAGCGGCGTGAGCATTCGACTGACGGGCGCACGCGGTCCCTCCATCTTACAGAGGCTGGCAAGGTCGCGAGCGATGCGGTCTTGGCGTCGCGCGACAAGGTGATCGCTGAGGGACTATCGATCCTCACCCCTACCGAGTTGGACGCCCTTTACAGCATTGCTGAACGCGTGCTGCGCGACCGCTTGGAAAACCTCGAGCATTCCTACCGCATCTGCCGTTTGTGCTGTTACGAGGGCTGCACGAATTGCCCGATCGATGCCGAATTGCACGAGCGCGGGGTAGATCGCGAGAACGGCGGCGAGGCTTAGGGCTCCGGAATTCGCAGGTTTCAGTGTTGAGCGATGAGATACGCCGCCAGGAACCCCACGACCGTGATCAGACCTATGAACGGCGGCGCCTTCTCGAAAGCCTCGGGGATCATGGCCTCCGCCAGCATCGCTATGACCGCGCCAGCTGCGAACGACAGAATGGCAGGGGCTTGAGTGGACGCCGAGCCGAGCAGAAGGTTTCCCGTACCGGCGGCGATGCAAACAAGTAGCGGAATACCGATCCAGACCGCGTAGATATAGCTTCGCGATCGGCCCGCGACCTTCATTCCGGAAGTGCTCGATAGACCCTGTGGCACATTAGCCAAAAAGAAGCCTGCCACTACTGCAAGGCTGATCTTGCCTCCGCCAGCCACGGACATCCCAATCACGAGGGCCTCTGGAATGCCGTCGAGAACGCTGCCGAGCGCAATCGCAGCACCGCTGCCGCGGTGCTCCTGTTCAGTGGCCTGCTCGGTGCATTCACCGCATCGCTTTCGATGCTTCGCGCCCCGCCGAGAGAGAAACCAGTTTGTGCCGCTGAAGATTGCGGCCCCTGCGAGCAGCGCAAAGATCGCCAAGGGTCCCATGCCAGCCGACACGCGATCACCTATGAGTTCGGTAGCGACCACGGCAATCAACACACCACCACCGAAGCCCATCACCGCTGAGATCATGCGGTGAGTGAGTCGCCCGTACAGCACGTCCGCAAGTACCGCCCCCACCAGAAGTCCGCTTCCTGACAAAAGCCCCCACAAGCCGGCGATTGCGTATTCGGGTATCATCGCAAGAACCCGGCTGACCTAGCGACGCGGGGCGAGCGCCATCGCGTGCGTATCGTTGATGACCGTCCCTGCGTGCTCATCGTTTCGCTCGGTCCAGTCGCCAGGCCGGTCGCTCGAAGTGGCAGCTATAGCCGCCGGGTCGACGCTGGAGGTACTGCTGATGCTCTGGCTCGGCCTCCCAGAACGGCTCTTCCGGGTTGATCTCTGACACGACAGGTCCCGGCCAGCGACCCGACGCTTCGATCTCGGCGATTGTCTCCAGAGCAACGTCCATCTGCTTTTCGGACGTGTAGAAAATCGCGGACCGATAGCTTGGTCCGACGTCGCTACCTTGTTGCTCGTATGTCGTCGGATCGTGGATTTGGAAGAAGAGTTCCAGGAGAGCACGATACGTCAGTATCGAAGGATCAAACGTGACCTCCACCGCTTCCGCATGACCATGGTGTCTCGTGTAAGTCGGGTCCGGCAGTTCGCCGCCGATGTAGCCCACACGCGTCGTCACGACGCCCTTCGCGCGGCGAAGTAAATCTTCGAGGCCCCAAAAACATCCACCCGCAAGTATCGCTCGCTCGGTTCGTGTCGGCGTTTGGTCAGTAGTGGGCAGACTCTGCATCCGATCAACCTCCGCTATGTGCACCACATCAGATCGCCGGCGCCGCACCTGCAGGCTGCGCATTGTTCGAAAGTTGGGTCTGCACATCCGAGCCTCGGACGAGTGTCAGGTCGACCGGACACCGATCCGCGATTTCCAGTATGCGCGCCCGCTGTTCATCGTTGAGCGGCCCGTCGAGAAAGACGGTGCGCGTGAAGCGGTCGGGAGGCACCATGTCCGCCACTTTCTCGTGTCGCACGGTCGTCGTCGCTCGCTCCAGCGGAAAGCCTTTGCGGTTCGCGTAAAGACGCATTGTCATCACCGTGCAGGCGGCCAGTCCGGCCGACACCAGTTCGTAAGGAGACAGCCCGCTGCCGAGACCTCCGACCGATTCTGGTTCATCGGCGAACAGCGTGTGCCCGCCACTACGGACCGTGAGTTGGAACTTCCCCGCCAACGTTTCCGACGCCACGACTCCATTCGCTAACTCGACTTGTGGAAGGTCCGCCGCGAGCGGCGGCAGGAAGCGGCTTGCCCACGCTGCGACCATAGCTGAGACGTAATTCGCATCTTCGACATCGGTGAGAAGGTGATCGGCCGTGTCGAGCGAAACAAAGCTCTTGGGATGGCGCGACGCGACGAAGATGCGCGAGGCGTGCTCGATACCCACGACTTGATCCACCGGTGAATGCATCACAAGCACCGGACGTCGAAGGGCAGCGATAGACCTCTCGATGTCCACTTCGTCGACCGTTTCCAGGAAACTGCGGCGGATCAGGAAGGGCCTGCCAGCAATCTCCACAGATGCCTCGCCCTCGCTCGCTATCGCGTCTAGGTCGGCAGGTTGAAAGACGCGCAATATATGCTGAAGGTCAGCCGGGGCGCCGATCGTCACTACCGCCGCGATATCCGGCAAGTCGGCGGCGGCTACGATCGCAGCCGTGCCACCCAGGCTGTGTCCGACAAGGAGGGAGGGCGCCTTACCGGCGACAGCCATGGCCTCCGCGGCGGCCTTAAGATCATCGACGTCGGAAGCGAAGCTTATCGCCTCATCCGCAGAACTCTCGATCCCTGTGCCGGCGAAGTCGAACCGCAAGACGCCGATGCCAGCCCGCGAGAGGGCGCGTGCGATGTACACGGCGGCGCGGCTGTCTTTCCCGCAAGTGAAGCAATGGGCGAAAATAGCCCAGCCGCGAGGCGTACCTTCGGGCGCCTCCAAATACCCGGTTAGATCAGAGCCTCCACCACCGGGAAACGTGAACGGTGTTCCTGTCATAAGCGTCGAGCCTCCCACGGCGACTTAGTGGGTGCACCGGAACCCTTGGGCCCTGGCGGAAGCGCCATCAGGCCCGGACTAGCCGTCCAAGACATTCTTTTTATATGCGTGGTGCATATAGACAAGCCCCTAAAGCGTGATTATATGCGTCGCGCATACTTCTGGTGGCGGTCGAAAAGACCGGTCCTGGAAGCGGCATCAGTCAGGGCGCGCAGGCCGAAGGGCTATGGAACTCAATCAGGTCAGCTATTTCATCAACTTGGCCGAGACGCTGAATTTTACAGCAGCGGCGCGGTTGAGCGGTGTGTCCCAGCCAAGTCTGACACGCGCGATCCGCCGCTTGGAGGAAGAACTCGGCGGTCCGCTCATTTATCGCGATGGGAAGAACAGCCGTCTCACCGGCCTTGGCCAGGACGTGGAGGCTGAGTTTCGGCGCATGTTAGTCGCGATGAAAAGTGTTCGGCATCATTCTGAGAACTGGGCCATGGGAAGGCACCGGGTCTTGGACGTAGCCGTCGCTCCGACCGTCGGGCCGAAGCTTTTCACGACTTTTTTCGAGAGCGCGTTGGCCGAGGTGCCATCGATCGAGATCAAGATGCATTCGCTTGGGGCGAGTGAAGACACATCGGAGGTGCTGTCGGGCAAGTATCACGCATGCATCCTGCCACGCGAGACGCGGCCGGACCGCAAGCTTGATGTGCGACCTCTGTTCCGCGAGCGCTTCGTGCTCGGCTGTTCCGCAAAGCACCCGCTCGCGGCGAGCGATATCGTGCGCGGCGAGGACCTGTTGGAGTTCCCGTTCGTCGATCGTCTGAAGTGTGAGTTTCGCGAGCAGATCCTAGACCATTTCGCACGACGGGAGGTGCTGATGCGACCGCGCTTCCGGTCCGATCGTGACGATTGGGTGCAACGGGTCGTCGCCGAAGGCGAGGCCATATGCATCCTTCCGGAGCGGTCGGCTACAGCCCAAGGTCTGGTTACCCGCCCTATCGACGGGTTCGTCCTCGAACGAGAGGTCGTGATCGCGACGGTCTCCGGCTCCACGGTGCCGGTTGAGATCCGAAAGATCGCGCAGCTGGCGGCCAGATACGCGTGGAACTGAACACCGCTGACACAGCGGAGCTATCGAAACTATACGCACAGCGTATTGGATAAATATATTTGGCACTGCGATAGTCGAGGCGACCGTCAAGCAAGATAAGATGTCCGTAATGTGCCTGGCCCTGTAACCAAGTATTGGAGACGATCATGAAGTTTGAAAAGTCTCAGGCAGCGATCGACCGCCTGACCCCCGAGCAACGCCGGATCACTCAGGAAGACGGCACGGAGCGGGCCTTCACCGGTGAATACAACGACAACAAGGAACCGGGCATCTACGTCGATGTCGTGTCCGGCGAGCCGCTTTTCGCATCGACGGACAAGTTCGAGTCGAAATCCGGCTGGCCCAGCTTCACCAAGCCTATCGTCCCCGCGCACGTGAACGAGGTGCGGGACAGTTCTCACGGCATGGTCCGGACGGAAGTTCGATCGGTCCATGGCGACAGCCATCTCGGCCACGTGTTCCCCGACGGTCCGGCCGACCGTGGCGGACTGCGGTATTGCATCAACTCGGCCGCCCTTCGCTTCATCCCGCGCGATGAGATGGAAGCCGAGGGCTACGGCGAGTATCTCGATCAGGTGGAGGAGGCGTAACATGCATCAGCGCGCTGTTCTCGCAGGCGGATGTTTTTGGGGCATGCAGGATCTGATCCGCAAGCAGCCCGGCATCGTGTCGACCCGCGTCGGATACACCGGTGGCGACGTCCCGAACGCCACCTATCGCAATCACGGCACTCACGCTGAAGGGATCGAGATCATTTTCGACCCGGCAGCGACAAGCTACCGCAACATCCTCGAATACTTCTTCCAGATCCACGACCCGACGACGAAAGATCGGCAAGGCAACGATCGCGGCCTCTCCTATCGATCAGGCATCTACTATGTCGACGAGGAG contains:
- the tnpA gene encoding IS66-like element accessory protein TnpA codes for the protein MVDISGDAKDGGYRRVEVLTGPGRRRKWSDDDKARIVAETLRPGTVVAEVARRWQVSSQQVFTWRREMRRAAVAPLSFVPIVPAPSMPVPEPTTVSSAGSSPPIEVELAGAVLHVVPGTDVDLLTMVLRAIRTSAA
- the tnpB gene encoding IS66 family insertion sequence element accessory protein TnpB (TnpB, as the term is used for proteins encoded by IS66 family insertion elements, is considered an accessory protein, since TnpC, encoded by a neighboring gene, is a DDE family transposase.), with the translated sequence MIAPPAGARILLATKPVDFRKGAHSLAALAAEVLGADPFSGAVLVFRSRRADRIKILLWDGGGLVLVWKQLEGGAFRWPPVVDGVLRLTPVEFAALFDGIDWRRVQTLREIPTPSAPA
- the tnpC gene encoding IS66 family transposase encodes the protein MRAAGDDRPTLPEDPAALRALLLETLVEVDTLVAERDALTAQNERLQHLLLKLKRRQFGQKSERLPEEQLLFAFEEIEATLAGNAAEAGKASPALRDQHKKRRRAGRGRLPAHLPRIEQVLAPEATVCPCCQGPLVEIGTDAAERLDVIPARFRVLVTKRPKLACRACAGVVLQAPAPARLIEGGVPTEATVAHVLVSRYADHLPLYRQAQILARQGIEIGREVLADWTGTGALEIIPVVRRMREILLASSRLFADETTMPVLDPGRGKTKKGYAWAIARDDRPWGGTDPPAVVFHYAPGRGAEHAKALLGGYRGILQCDGYGAYKTLAAASEGITLAFCWSHLRRQFIELAKGKTAPIATETLQRIAALYAVEAELRGKPPDIRRAVRQERSRPLVEDLFAWFSAHLARLPGSSPTAEAIRYALNHRDGLMRVLKDGRIELDTNTVERAIRPICLSRKNALFASGDDGGARWAAVASLVETCKLNSVDPQRYLTTVLTRLVNGWPNSRIDELMPWHCAADENS
- a CDS encoding MarR family winged helix-turn-helix transcriptional regulator, with amino-acid sequence MISDDIVRASSSRAPEAGPAASALALIAHKPGLSIRMLSVGVGLSHAATVRLVDRLSTEGLVERREHSTDGRTRSLHLTEAGKVASDAVLASRDKVIAEGLSILTPTELDALYSIAERVLRDRLENLEHSYRICRLCCYEGCTNCPIDAELHERGVDRENGGEA
- a CDS encoding ZIP family metal transporter, producing MIPEYAIAGLWGLLSGSGLLVGAVLADVLYGRLTHRMISAVMGFGGGVLIAVVATELIGDRVSAGMGPLAIFALLAGAAIFSGTNWFLSRRGAKHRKRCGECTEQATEQEHRGSGAAIALGSVLDGIPEALVIGMSVAGGGKISLAVVAGFFLANVPQGLSSTSGMKVAGRSRSYIYAVWIGIPLLVCIAAGTGNLLLGSASTQAPAILSFAAGAVIAMLAEAMIPEAFEKAPPFIGLITVVGFLAAYLIAQH
- the msrA gene encoding peptide-methionine (S)-S-oxide reductase MsrA, whose protein sequence is MQSLPTTDQTPTRTERAILAGGCFWGLEDLLRRAKGVVTTRVGYIGGELPDPTYTRHHGHAEAVEVTFDPSILTYRALLELFFQIHDPTTYEQQGSDVGPSYRSAIFYTSEKQMDVALETIAEIEASGRWPGPVVSEINPEEPFWEAEPEHQQYLQRRPGGYSCHFERPAWRLDRAKR
- a CDS encoding bifunctional alpha/beta hydrolase/OsmC family protein → MTGTPFTFPGGGGSDLTGYLEAPEGTPRGWAIFAHCFTCGKDSRAAVYIARALSRAGIGVLRFDFAGTGIESSADEAISFASDVDDLKAAAEAMAVAGKAPSLLVGHSLGGTAAIVAAADLPDIAAVVTIGAPADLQHILRVFQPADLDAIASEGEASVEIAGRPFLIRRSFLETVDEVDIERSIAALRRPVLVMHSPVDQVVGIEHASRIFVASRHPKSFVSLDTADHLLTDVEDANYVSAMVAAWASRFLPPLAADLPQVELANGVVASETLAGKFQLTVRSGGHTLFADEPESVGGLGSGLSPYELVSAGLAACTVMTMRLYANRKGFPLERATTTVRHEKVADMVPPDRFTRTVFLDGPLNDEQRARILEIADRCPVDLTLVRGSDVQTQLSNNAQPAGAAPAI
- a CDS encoding LysR family transcriptional regulator; the encoded protein is MELNQVSYFINLAETLNFTAAARLSGVSQPSLTRAIRRLEEELGGPLIYRDGKNSRLTGLGQDVEAEFRRMLVAMKSVRHHSENWAMGRHRVLDVAVAPTVGPKLFTTFFESALAEVPSIEIKMHSLGASEDTSEVLSGKYHACILPRETRPDRKLDVRPLFRERFVLGCSAKHPLAASDIVRGEDLLEFPFVDRLKCEFREQILDHFARREVLMRPRFRSDRDDWVQRVVAEGEAICILPERSATAQGLVTRPIDGFVLEREVVIATVSGSTVPVEIRKIAQLAARYAWN
- the msrB gene encoding peptide-methionine (R)-S-oxide reductase MsrB; translation: MKFEKSQAAIDRLTPEQRRITQEDGTERAFTGEYNDNKEPGIYVDVVSGEPLFASTDKFESKSGWPSFTKPIVPAHVNEVRDSSHGMVRTEVRSVHGDSHLGHVFPDGPADRGGLRYCINSAALRFIPRDEMEAEGYGEYLDQVEEA
- the msrA gene encoding peptide-methionine (S)-S-oxide reductase MsrA, producing MHQRAVLAGGCFWGMQDLIRKQPGIVSTRVGYTGGDVPNATYRNHGTHAEGIEIIFDPAATSYRNILEYFFQIHDPTTKDRQGNDRGLSYRSGIYYVDEEQKRVAEETIADVDASGLWDGKVVTEVEPVGDFWEAEPEHQDYLEKRPGGYTCHFPRANWVLPKRDDAGATQPTTGAAAE